The genomic interval AAGTGAGGGCACGCTTGGAGGCGGTGTGTATCCAGAGACCGTGTATCGGGCGTCGGATTTCTGGAGCGCGAAGCCGAAGCGCTCCAGCCACGTCACCGTGAGGTCCAGGTAGCCGGCGCTCGTCAGCGTGCCTTCAATCTCCACGCTCCAGGCGCGGCGCTCGCGCAGGTACAGCGCGGCGCAGCCCAACAGGAGGCTGGAGGCGTACTGGCTGCTCTGTGAGCCGGGCACTCGGAAGACGGGTGACACATGGGCGGTGTCCGTGGGCGCGGTGAGCTCCACGGGCCAGGGGTGTCCCTCGACGAGCGTGAAGCCCGCGGGGCCCAAGGCGTCCTTCAGCGACATGAAGAGCGGGCCGTGTGGACGCTCGCCCAGGCGAGGTGTCCCGGTCAGGCGCACGCGTGCCCCAGGGGTCACCGCCGACTGGGTGGCGAGGATGCGGAAGGGGGCACCGCCGTCCGCGCAGTCCACGTCGCGCACGGGGCCTGGGGGCAGGCGCAGGGCGTCCACGCCTCGGCGAAGCACGCGCACGTCGGCGGGGAGGTCCTCGTCCGACTCGGCCTGGACGGAGGGAAGGGGCCAGGCGCCGGTCAGGTGTCCCAGCACCAGGGCTCGCTGGGCATCGGACTTGGAGACAGGGGGCGTGAGGGGCGACGGCTTGAGTCCCGTCGGGTCCAGCAGGATGCGGCGGGTGCTGGTGCTCATGGGCGCACTCCCTTCGTCCAGGAGGGCCACAGGGCGCGCCAGGTCTCGGGCGCGACGTCGCGGACCTCGGTGGAGCCGATGGCCGTCAGCAGCACCATGCGCAGCTCCCCCTTCGCGCCGGCCTTCTTGTCGGCGTCGAGCAGCGTGGCGATGTCCTTGAGCGAGGCGGGACGCAGCAGCGAGGCGACGCGCTCCCGGCCCAGGACTCCGGGGCCTTCGGCGAGCGCGGACTCGGCCTGGGCGGCCACGGGCTCCGGGGTGACGCCCAGGTGGCGGCCCACGTCGAGGGCCAGGAGGATTCCCAGGCCCACCGCGTCGCCGTGAGACAGCTTGAAACGCGACACGCTCTCCAACACATGGCCGAAGGTGTGACCGAAGTTGAGCACCCGGCGCAGGCCCGTGTGCTCGTAGGGGTCCTTGGCGCAGACGCGCTCCTTGAGGCCGCGTGCGTCCTTCACCAGCTTCTCGAGCGGGGGCGGCTTGCGCACGTAGCGGCGGAAGAGGGCGGCATCCAGGCTGATGACCATCTTCCAGGCCTCGAGCGAGCCCTCACGCACCTGGGTGGGCGACAGCGTCGAGAACAGCTCCGGACAGACCCACGACTCCTCGGCGTAGTGGAAGACGCCCGCGGGGTTCTTCACCACGCGCCCCTTCACGGTGAGGTCCACCGCGCCCTTTCCACCCAGGCTGCTGTCGACCGCGGCCAGGAGCGTCGTGGGGACCTGCACCAGCCGCACGCCGCGCTTGAGCAGGTGCGCGGCGACGGTGGACACATCGCCCACGGTGCCTCCGCCCACGGCCAACAGCGTGCCCGAGCGCGGCAGGGACAGCCCCGCGGCGAGCACCTTCTCCAGCGCCTTGAAGCTCTTGGCGCTCTCACCGCCCACCAACTGGACGATGGCGCGAGGCGCGCGAGCCTCCAGCGCGGGGATGAGGTCGGGGTGGAGGCGCGCGACGGTGCGGTCCACCACGGCGAGACTGCCTTCGGGCAGGCGCCGGGCGAGACGGGAGAACGGACCCCAGCGGTCGTTGGGAGGACGGTAGGCGCCGGGAGGGTAGGGGTTCATAGGCTGTGGGGGCGTGCGTTCATCTGTTGGACGAGGTCTGCGATGACCAGCGACACCATGGACTCCAGCACCGGAACGGCGCGGGGCATGATGCACGGGTCGTGACGGCCACCCTTCGCGTGGTCCGCCAGCGTCGCTGGGGGTTTGAAGTAGGCGCGGACCTGGAGCGGCTCGCCGTTGGTGAGACCGCCCTGGATGCCGCCGTAGACGTCCTTCACGGAGTGGAACTGGGTGCCGGGCTGGCCAATGCGCTCGAGCAGATCCGGCGGGCCCCACATGACTCCGGTGATGGCGCCCACGCTGCCCAGGGCCTGGGCGATGAGCGCCTTGATCTTCCCGAAGATGGGCTCGCCCAGCCCCACGGGGAGGCCCTCGACGCGCACGTCGATGGAGCCGCCCAGGCTGTCCCCGGCCTCCTTGGCCGCGAGGATGCGGCGGGACATCTCCTCTCGGACGGCGAGGTCCGGGCAGCGCGTCGGGTGCGCGTCCACCATCGCCCGGGTCAATCCGAGCGCGGGCACGGCGGCGACGAGTTCACCTACCTGGGACACGTACGCGACGGTGCGGACGGTGGGCAGGTCTCGCTCCAGATAGGCCTCGGCGATGGTGCCGCCGATGACGCGGCAGAGCGTCTCACGTCCGCTGGTGCGGCCACCGCCTCGGTGGTCGCGGTGCTTGTAGCGCTCGCGCCACACGGCGTCCGCGTGGCCGGGCCGGTCCACCTGCTTGAGCTGCTCGTAGTCGCCAGAGCGCTGGTTGGTGTTGCGGACGATGGCCGCGATGGGCGTGCCGAGCGTCTTGTCCTCGAAGACACCCGAGAGGATCTCCACCTGGTCCGGCTCGTTGCGCGGCGTGACGAGCGACGACTGTCCGGGGCGACGGCGATCCAACGCGGCCTGGATGCGCTCGCGCGTGAGGGGAACGCCCGCGGGGCAGCCATCCACCACCGCCCCAAGCGCCGGGCCGTGACTCTCGCCAAATGTCGTCACGCGAAAGAGGGTGCCGAAGGTGTTCATGTCGCTGTCTCCCAGAGTTCGCGTTGACGCCGGGCCTGTGCGACGAACCACGCCGCGCCCAGCAGGACAGGGGTGCCTCCGCGCCGCGAAATCTCCGCGGCGATGCGCCGGCCGGGGGCACCGTATGCGATCACCGCGACGCATGCTCGCTCGAATCGCAGGGAATCCGGGGCGGCCACGCGGTCCGGCCACGTCCAGACGCCGGCCCCCGTGAGTGGGCCTTGTATGTCCGCGCGCCGGAGGATGCGCAGCGCCTGGCCTCGTTCGGTGGCCACGGTGCGGAGGGCGGATGTTGCGCCGCCGTCACCCAACACGAACACGTCTTCGGCGCCCAGGCGCTCCAGCACCTTGCGGGCTCCTTCGGTGTCCGTGTTGAAGGACTCCCACCGGTTGCCTCGGCGCACCAGCGTGTTGATGGCATCGAGCGACGAGCCCGTGTGCCGGGCCAACCGCATCTTGAACGGGCTGGTGACGGCGAAGCCCGCGTGGCTCGAAAGCAGCGAGTCCAAGAGCGCCTCGACCGGTCCGTCCTCGGGAATGTCGATGCGGTCGAAGGGCTGGCGGTGGATGCGAGGCGAGCGCGAGTGGGTGATGGACGTGCCGAAGATGCCCAGCCGCAGGGGAGCGGGCAGGGTGGTTCGGTCCGCGCCGCGCCATTCGCGCACGACGTCGTCGAGGAGCCGCTGACCCGGAGCCGCGGCCCACGAACCCCCCGCGGCCACGTAGTCGAGCACGTTGTTCCGGGCCAGCACCGCGCGCGCGGGCAGCGCGATGGAGCCCATGCCGAGCACTGTGACACGTGTCGGGCCGAACCGATCCATCATCCTCCGCTGCGTCTCCAGCAGCGTGCGGACGTGGTCCGGATGGGCCATGGGCTCCACGTGTTTCACGAGGGCATCGGCCGGCAGGTCGCGCTCCCAGAGGCGCAGTGCTTCATCGGTGCTGAGCTGTCGCTCCGCGTGGTGGGACGCGAGCAGCTTGCCGGAGGGCGCATCGAGCGAGCCATGGTGCCCGGTGGCGTCCATCAAGTCCCGGTCCACGCGCCACGCCGCGGAGACCCAGGAAGAGGGCAGCGGCTTGCCGCGCTCGGAGACCAGCAGCGGGAGCACCTTCGCGAGAGCTGCCGGGTCCACCGCGTCGGGGGCGTGCAGGTCGGTGCGGATCTCCAGCACCTCGGCGCCGCGACGCTGACACTCCCGCGCGAAGTGCACGGCGTCGGAGCCGAGCAGGGTGGGAGGCAACGTCACGACACGCCGGGCGGGTGTCACGGGGACTCCTCTGGGTGGAGGCAGCCCCGGAGGAAGTCCACCAGGGCGATGGTGGGGACGCGGGCGTGCAGGGCCTCGCGCTCATGGAAGACGGAGGAGATCTCCTCCTCCAGCGTGACGTCCGGTCTCAGCCGAGGCCGCGTCCGGTCCGCCATCAATCGCTCCCGGTAGGTCTCGAAGGTGACCGGGATGAGCAGGGTGAACATTCCCGCGAGCGCGTCCGGGTGGTGCGACAGGAAGCCACCTCCCACCGCGACCAGTCCACCGCGTGGAAGCTCCAGCAGGGCGCGGCGCTCGGCGGCGCGGAACTCGGCGGGGGACTGCGCCACCCAGGTCTTCAGCGGACGCCCGTGGAGATGCTCCAGGTGGGCATCCAGGTCCACGCCCCGCCGCTCGAGCAATCCAGCGACTCGAGGCAGGAGCGTGGACTTGCCAGCGCTCCGGTGGCCACACAGCACCACGGTCTGCCCGGCGTCCGGCCGGGGCACGGGCCCTGGACGCGCCAGGGCTTCTCTCAGCGCCGGCGCGAGCCGGGGATCCACCGAGGCAAGGACATGCTCGACGCGGGACCGTCGTGCTTCAGCGGACGAGGCCGACATAGACGTTGGCCGTTCCGAACGTCAGCGGATACGCGCTGCGCTCCGAATAGGCGCCGGACTGGTCCATCAGCGACAGGAACCGCTCTCCCGCGGGGAACGCCGCCGACGTGCGGGGCAGGTACTCGAACGCCGCGCGGTTGCCGGTGAGCAGGCCACCAATGGTCGGCATC from Myxococcus stipitatus carries:
- a CDS encoding 3-dehydroquinate synthase family protein is translated as MNPYPPGAYRPPNDRWGPFSRLARRLPEGSLAVVDRTVARLHPDLIPALEARAPRAIVQLVGGESAKSFKALEKVLAAGLSLPRSGTLLAVGGGTVGDVSTVAAHLLKRGVRLVQVPTTLLAAVDSSLGGKGAVDLTVKGRVVKNPAGVFHYAEESWVCPELFSTLSPTQVREGSLEAWKMVISLDAALFRRYVRKPPPLEKLVKDARGLKERVCAKDPYEHTGLRRVLNFGHTFGHVLESVSRFKLSHGDAVGLGILLALDVGRHLGVTPEPVAAQAESALAEGPGVLGRERVASLLRPASLKDIATLLDADKKAGAKGELRMVLLTAIGSTEVRDVAPETWRALWPSWTKGVRP
- a CDS encoding 3-phosphoshikimate 1-carboxyvinyltransferase, with the translated sequence MSTSTRRILLDPTGLKPSPLTPPVSKSDAQRALVLGHLTGAWPLPSVQAESDEDLPADVRVLRRGVDALRLPPGPVRDVDCADGGAPFRILATQSAVTPGARVRLTGTPRLGERPHGPLFMSLKDALGPAGFTLVEGHPWPVELTAPTDTAHVSPVFRVPGSQSSQYASSLLLGCAALYLRERRAWSVEIEGTLTSAGYLDLTVTWLERFGFALQKSDARYTVSGYTPPPSVPSLPGDWSSLGYLLLVAWKSGGVVERADADSAHPDQAILRLIEQVGLRTEPTGQPHTLKVTGRPERGLRASGKECPDLLPTLAALACVLPAPSTLLDVGILRLKESDRLEGIRAMIAAYGGSSDLRGESLHLTPPTAPPARFEMDSRGDHRLAMTAATLSVLSGAPLVLTGPECVEKSFPGFWRQLSRSGARISESP
- a CDS encoding shikimate kinase; this encodes MDPRLAPALREALARPGPVPRPDAGQTVVLCGHRSAGKSTLLPRVAGLLERRGVDLDAHLEHLHGRPLKTWVAQSPAEFRAAERRALLELPRGGLVAVGGGFLSHHPDALAGMFTLLIPVTFETYRERLMADRTRPRLRPDVTLEEEISSVFHEREALHARVPTIALVDFLRGCLHPEESP
- the aroC gene encoding chorismate synthase, whose product is MNTFGTLFRVTTFGESHGPALGAVVDGCPAGVPLTRERIQAALDRRRPGQSSLVTPRNEPDQVEILSGVFEDKTLGTPIAAIVRNTNQRSGDYEQLKQVDRPGHADAVWRERYKHRDHRGGGRTSGRETLCRVIGGTIAEAYLERDLPTVRTVAYVSQVGELVAAVPALGLTRAMVDAHPTRCPDLAVREEMSRRILAAKEAGDSLGGSIDVRVEGLPVGLGEPIFGKIKALIAQALGSVGAITGVMWGPPDLLERIGQPGTQFHSVKDVYGGIQGGLTNGEPLQVRAYFKPPATLADHAKGGRHDPCIMPRAVPVLESMVSLVIADLVQQMNARPHSL
- a CDS encoding shikimate dehydrogenase, which produces MTPARRVVTLPPTLLGSDAVHFARECQRRGAEVLEIRTDLHAPDAVDPAALAKVLPLLVSERGKPLPSSWVSAAWRVDRDLMDATGHHGSLDAPSGKLLASHHAERQLSTDEALRLWERDLPADALVKHVEPMAHPDHVRTLLETQRRMMDRFGPTRVTVLGMGSIALPARAVLARNNVLDYVAAGGSWAAAPGQRLLDDVVREWRGADRTTLPAPLRLGIFGTSITHSRSPRIHRQPFDRIDIPEDGPVEALLDSLLSSHAGFAVTSPFKMRLARHTGSSLDAINTLVRRGNRWESFNTDTEGARKVLERLGAEDVFVLGDGGATSALRTVATERGQALRILRRADIQGPLTGAGVWTWPDRVAAPDSLRFERACVAVIAYGAPGRRIAAEISRRGGTPVLLGAAWFVAQARRQRELWETAT